In Neodiprion pinetum isolate iyNeoPine1 chromosome 6, iyNeoPine1.2, whole genome shotgun sequence, one genomic interval encodes:
- the Rtel1 gene encoding regulator of telomere elongation helicase 1 homolog isoform X1 translates to MPDINLNGIIVTFPFEPYDVQKRYMEKVIECLQNAKHGVLESPTGTGKTLCLLCSSLSWLLVKKAQLQSEALMGPIEKPAFGGEFFEGLTKTLEKAAGKLDQSTNFSWGMPKIIYASRTHSQLSQAMQELKKTSYKHVKVAVIGSRDQLCIHPEVSKETNSATKIHMCQSKVKSRTCHYYNNVDARKLDPIFGQEILDIEDLVKTGQKLRCCPYFLSKELKQSADITFMPYNYILDPKTRKAQGLELQNNILLLDEAHNVEKTCEESASLQISSTDIAICIDEITTVMKDVADEASSSEPAFDTASGSQKDFTPEDLCILKAMFLEFEKAIDSIEIKKKDEGETFPGGYIFELLEKAELTQGKETLVIDKLDKIVLYLSTTSTSPFSRKGNGLQKFNDLLRVVFSGGQASPLYRDRVKRCYKVHVMPEEVKKGRKNDGWDALKTTSKTEGKIISYWCFSPGFGMQQIVEQGIRSIVLTSGTLSPLKPLISELAIPIGVQLENPHIVTGRQVCVGVLSNGPDGHPLNSSFNTRNDPKYIASLGRTIYNFSCLIPHGMLVFFPSYPILKKCQEEWQNSGLWTKICERKPIYVEGQLKHVFINTMNEYYEKIQDPSCKGAIFMAVCRGKVSEGLDFADMNGRAVLVTGLPFPPLKDPRVILKQKYLEESRSRDKESLTGQQWYQLEASRAVNQAIGRVIRHKNDYGAIILCDCRFENPGFRKQLSAWLQPHIKKFTNFGMITKDLREFFRAAERDLPQPNMKEAATMSSPDFFPRTSDGAFGETHSRIANPGIKQERSVPSVVIDDFSIDKYTETKPTKWPITEGNEKDIFKLLETKSKPVIDFSNCKLKTDWTRCELTKDVEQPIAKKRKIHVVGVKLDALPQPSTSVESPSANIEVQTHTKNGTALKKAASSEKKEIGTVYLKEVKRSLTKENYKIFSVMIQNYTKNADYDQLLKTLEFLFPKTNNLRHLFKGFRSFLKKQHISDFDSHIRLLERLEL, encoded by the exons atgccGGACATTAATTTGAATGGTATCATCGTTACTTTCCCTTTTGAACCGTATGACGTGCAAAAAAGATACATGGAGAAAGTAATCGAATGTTTACAGAATGCGAAACATGGAGTGCTGGAGTCTCCAACAG GAACTGGAAAAACTTTGTGCCTCTTATGCTCTTCACTAAGTTGGCTCTTAGTCAAAAAGGCGCAGCTTCAATCTGAGGCTCTAATGGGACCAATTGAGAAGCCAGCTTTCGGAGGTGAATTTTTTGAAGGGCTGACAAAAACCCTAGAGAAAGCAGCTGGGAAGTTGGATCAGTCGACAAACTTCAGCTGGGGAATGccaaaaataatttatgcCTCAAGAACGCATTCGCAGTTATCGCAGGCTATGCAAGAACTCAAAAAAACTTCTTACAAACACGTTAAAGTTGCTGTAATAGGCTCAAGGGATCAGCTTTGCATTCATCCCGAAGTTTCCAAAGAAACTAACAGTGCAACGAAAATTCACATGTGTCAGTCAAAAGTCAAGTCTCGAACTTGTCACTATTACAATAATGTCGATGCTAG GAAATTGGATCCTATCTTTGGCCAAGAAATTCTTGATATCGAAGATTTGGTAAAAACTGGACAGAAGTTGAGATGTTGcccatattttttatccaaagaACTAAAGCAGTCGGCAGATATCACTTTCATGCCCTACAATTACATTCTGGATCCAAAAACAAGGAAAGCGCAAGGCCTTGAGTTACAGAACAATATTCTTCTCTTGGATGAAGCTCACAATGTTGAAAAGACTTGCGAAGAATCTGCTTCCCTGCAA ATAAGCAGTACAGATATAGCTATTTGTATAGATGAGATCACCACAGTGATGAAAGATGTGGCAGATGAGGCATCTTCAAGTGAACCTGCTTTCGATACTGCTAGTGGATCTCAGAAAGACTTTACTCCAGAAGATCTGTGTATTTTAAAGGCAATGTTTTTGGAGTTCGAAAAGGCAATCGATAGTAtagaaattaaaaagaaagaCGAGGGTGAGACTTTTCCTGGGGGATACATTTTTGAGCTCCTTGAAAAAGCTGAG tTGACCCAGGGCAAAGAGACTTTGGTAATTGATAAACTGGATAAAATTGTACTTTATTTATCAACAACCAGCACCTCTCCATTTTCAAGAAAAGGAAATGgcttacaaaaattcaatgaCTTGCTGCGAGTAGTTTTTAGTGGTGGCCAGGCATCGCCGCTCTACAGAGATCGAGTTAAACGATGTTACAAGGTGCATGTTATGCCAGAGGAAGTAAAGAAAGGTCGAAAAAACGATGGTTGGGATGCCTTAAAAACAACCTCAAAAACTGAGGGGAAAATCATTAGCTACTGGTGTTTCAGTCCTGGTTTTGG GATGCAACAAATAGTAGAACAAGGAATACGTTCTATTGTTTTAACAAGTGGCACCCTGTCCCCATTAAAACCGCTCATCTCCGAACTGGCCATACCCATTGGCGTGCAGCTTGAAAATCCCCATATAGTCACTGGTCGTCAAGTATGTGTCGGCGTGTTGAGTAACGGCCCTGATGGACACCCTTTGAATTCATCATTCAATACACG caaTGATCCAAAATACATTGCATCTCTTGGACGTACCATCTACAACTTCAGCTGCTTAATACCGCACGGTATGCTGGTCTTCTTTCCATCGTACCCGATTTTAAAGAAGTGCCAAGAGGAATGGCAAAATTCTGGCTTATGGACAAAGATATGTGAACGAAAG CCAATTTATGTTGAAGGTCAATTGAAAcatgtttttataaatacTATGAACGagtattatgaaaaaattcaagaccCATCATGCAAAGGTGCCATTTTTATGGCTGTTTGCAGAGGTAAAGTCAGTGAAGGCTTAGACTTTGCAGATATGAATGGTCGTGCTGTTTTAGTAACAGGCCTCCCGTTTCCACCATTGAAAGATCCACGAGTTATTCTGAAGCAAAAATACTTGGAAGAAAGTAGAAGCAGAGATAAAGAG TCACTAACAGGACAACAATGGTACCAGCTGGAAGCATCTCGAGCAGTAAATCAAGCTATTGGCCGAGTCATACGGCATAAAAATGATTATGGTGCGATAATCCTCTGTGACTGTCGCTTTGAAAACCCTGGATTCAGAAAACAGTTGTCAGCTTGGTTGCAGCCTCACATCAAAAAGTTCACCAACTTTGGAATGATCACGAAAGACTTGAGGGAATTCTTCAGAGCAGCAGAGCGTGAT CTACCACAGCCAAATATGAAGGAAGCAGCTACTATGAGTAGCCCggatttttttccacgaaCTAGTGATGGTGCGTTTGGTGAAACTCACTCTCGAATTGCAAATCCTGGTATAAAACAAGAAAGAAGTGTTCCATCTGTGGTTATTGACGATTTTAGTATCGATAAATACACAGAAACTAAACCAACGAAGTGGCCGATCACTGAAGGAAACgaaaaagacatttttaaattgctAGAAACAAAATCAAAGCCTGTAATAGATTTCAGCAATTGTAAATTAAAAACGGATTGGACTAGATGTGAGCTGACAAAGGATGTTGAACAGCCAATtgcaaaaaagagaaaaattcatgTTGTAGGAGTAAAACTTGATGCATTACCCCAGCCGTCAACGTCTGTTGAGTCGCCTTCAGCAAACATTGAGGTGCAGACGCATACAAAAAATGGTACTGCATTAAAAAAAGCAGCAtccagtgaaaaaaaagaaattggcaCGGTATACTTGAAAGAA GTCAAACGATCCCTGACGAAAGAAAACTATAAGATATTTTCAGTAATGATTCAAAACTATACAAAAAATGCTGATTACGACCAGCTCTTGAAAACATTGGAATTTCTTTTCCCAAAGACGAATAATCTACGGCACTTATTTAAGG gttTCAGGAGTTTTTTAAAGAAACAACATATTAGTGACTTCGATAGTCATATTAGGCTTCTGGAGAGGTTAGAATTATAA
- the LOC124221421 gene encoding uncharacterized protein, with translation MTDEVAKLCHEKIDVVLRDLDALLRKKFGDDLVVDSFTTSSLVPPGENYGSSMFKVEAIVRRGGPGSEQEKLSLVAKMVPPTEFQKKMFDSPFTFRKEISMFKVIGPAYQALERECGIPESKVFDILPNFYGARLSLNETEDTFDHDAVILMENLKMKNYACLDRMVGVDLAHSKFLVEALARFHALGVAMKLKKPDLFKVLKERAKSVECDEEMPDEDETESVLAILKKTSLLVPHLDRIEKALRTFDTEAWTKEPDEPWGTIAHTDLWVNNVMFRDDADGNPEDVKFVDFQNYLYLNPMMDLVFFIVSSCEKNVQDIHMGELVDFYYEKFVSHLVRLECDVALFSRESFDEQFEAAAKVEYPHCMFMTRVVNADTRKDLNMSSPEQLFSNEITDECGKRMTEITIQFVEKNWL, from the coding sequence ATGACTGATGAAGTAGCGAAACTTTGCCACGAGAAAATCGATGTCGTCCTACGTGATCTCGACGCTCTTCTACGGAAAAAATTCGGGGATGACCTCGTTGTCGACAGTTTTACAACGAGTAGTCTAGTTCCTCCAGGAGAAAACTATGGAAGCTCGATGTTTAAGGTTGAGGCGATTGTCAGACGCGGTGGGCCGGGCTCGGAGCAGGAGAAATTGTCCCTTGTTGCTAAAATGGTGCCGCCGACGGAGTTCCAGAAGAAGATGTTCGACAGTCCGTTCACCTTCCGCAAGGAGATTTCCATGTTCAAGGTCATCGGACCGGCCTACCAAGCCTTGGAACGCGAATGCGGCATCCCCGAATCCAAAGTTTTCGACATACTGCCAAATTTCTACGGTGCAAGACTGTCGCTGAATGAGACGGAGGACACGTTTGATCACGATGCGGTGATCCTGATGGAGAATCTCAAGATGAAGAACTACGCCTGCCTGGACAGAATGGTCGGCGTTGACTTGGCTCATTCGAAATTTCTCGTTGAAGCCCTGGCGCGATTTCACGCCTTGGGTGTCGCCATGAAGTTGAAAAAACCGGACTTGTTCAAGGTTCTCAAAGAGCGTGCAAAGTCGGTGGAATGCGACGAAGAAATGCCTGATGAGGATGAGACTGAATCGGTATTGGCTATTTTGAAGAAGACTTCTCTTCTAGTCCCACATCTCGACAGGATTGAAAAGGCGTTGCGTACTTTTGACACGGAGGCATGGACCAAGGAACCAGACGAGCCTTGGGGTACGATAGCTCATACAGACCTCTGGGTAAACAACGTCATGTTCCGTGACGATGCGGATGGCAATCCCGAAGACGTCAAGTTCGTTGACTTTCAGAATTATCTCTATCTGAATCCGATGATGGATCtcgtatttttcatcgtctCGAGTTGCGAGAAGAACGTACAGGATATTCACATGGGCGAACTGGTTGATTTTTACTATGAAAAGTTCGTATCTCATCTTGTGAGATTAGAATGTGACGTGGCGTTGTTCTCCAGGGAGTCTTTCGATGAGCAGTTCGAGGCCGCCGCCAAAGTCGAGTATCCGCACTGCATGTTTATGACCAGAGTTGTAAATGCAGATACTCGGAAAGACCTTAACATGAGTAGTCCTGAGCAATTGTTCAGCAATGAGATTACTGATGAGTGTGGGAAACGAATGACCGAGATCACGATCcagtttgttgaaaaaaattggttgtga
- the Oscillin gene encoding glucosamine-6-phosphate isomerase isoform X2, translating to MRLVICDTVDYVAEWSAKYVMKRIKDFNPNENKYFVMGLPTGGTPLGMYKKLIEYYKAGKISFKYVKTFNMDEYVDLPRDHPESYHYYMYNNFFKHIDIDPKNAHILDGNAPDLVAECEEYERKIKEAGGIELFIGGIGPDGHIAFNEPGSSLVSRTRVKTLAQDTLEANARFFGNDINKVPKQALTVGVGTVMDAVEVMIVITGSHKAFALYKAIEEGVNHMWTVSAFQQHPRTLIICDEDATLELRVKTVKYFKNLWGIHSKLVEEASILPE from the exons ATGCGTTTGGTAATCTGTGACACAGTTGACTACGTGGCCGAGTGGTCGGCTAAATATGTCATGAAAAGAATCAAAGACTTTAATCCTAATGAGAATAAGTATTTTGTAATGGGATTGCCCACAG GGGGCACACCGCTTGGtatgtacaaaaaattgatagaGTATTACAAGGCtggaaaaatatctttcaagTATGTCAAAACTTTTAACATGGACGAGTACGTCGATTTACCCAGAGATCATCCTGAGtcttatcattattacatgTACAACAATTTCTTCAAGCACATAGACATCGATCCTAAAAATGCACACATATTAGATGGCAATGCGCCAGACTTGGTAGCCGAATGCGAGGAGTATGAGAGAAAAATCAAGGAAGCTGGAGGCATTGAACTTTTTATCGGAG GTATTGGTCCTGACGGACATATTGCGTTCAACGAGCCTGGATCATCCTTGGTATCTAGAACCAGAGTAAAGACTCTTGCTCAGGATACTCTAGAGGCAAATGCTAGGTTTTTTGGTAACGACATAAACAAAGTTCCAAAGCAGGCGTTAACAGTCGGAGTTGGTACTGTCATGGATGCCGTTGAAGTGATGATTGTTATTACCGGATCTCACAAGGCGTTTGCTCTCTACAAAGCCATAGAAGAAGGCGTTAATCACATGTGGACAGTATCGGCTTTTCAACAGCATCCTCGTACCCTAATTATTTGCGACGAAGATGCGACCTTAGAGCTTCGGGTTAAGactgtgaaatattttaag aaTTTGTGGGGCATTCACAGTAAGTTGGTAGAGGAGGCCTCCATATTacctgaatga
- the Rtel1 gene encoding regulator of telomere elongation helicase 1 homolog isoform X2 produces MPDINLNGIIVTFPFEPYDVQKRYMEKVIECLQNAKHGVLESPTGTGKTLCLLCSSLSWLLVKKAQLQSEALMGPIEKPAFGGEFFEGLTKTLEKAAGKLDQSTNFSWGMPKIIYASRTHSQLSQAMQELKKTSYKHVKVAVIGSRDQLCIHPEVSKETNSATKIHMCQSKVKSRTCHYYNNVDARKLDPIFGQEILDIEDLVKTGQKLRCCPYFLSKELKQSADITFMPYNYILDPKTRKAQGLELQNNILLLDEAHNVEKTCEESASLQISSTDIAICIDEITTVMKDVADEASSSEPAFDTASGSQKDFTPEDLCILKAMFLEFEKAIDSIEIKKKDEGETFPGGYIFELLEKAELTQGKETLVIDKLDKIVLYLSTTSTSPFSRKGNGLQKFNDLLRVVFSGGQASPLYRDRVKRCYKVHVMPEEVKKGRKNDGWDALKTTSKTEGKIISYWCFSPGFGMQQIVEQGIRSIVLTSGTLSPLKPLISELAIPIGVQLENPHIVTGRQVCVGVLSNGPDGHPLNSSFNTRNDPKYIASLGRTIYNFSCLIPHGMLVFFPSYPILKKCQEEWQNSGLWTKICERKPIYVEGQLKHVFINTMNEYYEKIQDPSCKGAIFMAVCRGKVSEGLDFADMNGRAVLVTGLPFPPLKDPRVILKQKYLEESRSRDKESLTGQQWYQLEASRAVNQAIGRVIRHKNDYGAIILCDCRFENPGFRKQLSAWLQPHIKKFTNFGMITKDLREFFRAAERDLPQPNMKEAATMSSPDFFPRTSDGAFGETHSRIANPGIKQERSVPSVVIDDFSIDKYTETKPTKWPITEGNEKDIFKLLETKSKPVIDFSNCKLKTDWTRCELTKDVEQPIAKKRKIHVVGVKLDALPQPSTSVESPSANIEVQTHTKNGTALKKAASSEKKEIGTVYLKEVSGVF; encoded by the exons atgccGGACATTAATTTGAATGGTATCATCGTTACTTTCCCTTTTGAACCGTATGACGTGCAAAAAAGATACATGGAGAAAGTAATCGAATGTTTACAGAATGCGAAACATGGAGTGCTGGAGTCTCCAACAG GAACTGGAAAAACTTTGTGCCTCTTATGCTCTTCACTAAGTTGGCTCTTAGTCAAAAAGGCGCAGCTTCAATCTGAGGCTCTAATGGGACCAATTGAGAAGCCAGCTTTCGGAGGTGAATTTTTTGAAGGGCTGACAAAAACCCTAGAGAAAGCAGCTGGGAAGTTGGATCAGTCGACAAACTTCAGCTGGGGAATGccaaaaataatttatgcCTCAAGAACGCATTCGCAGTTATCGCAGGCTATGCAAGAACTCAAAAAAACTTCTTACAAACACGTTAAAGTTGCTGTAATAGGCTCAAGGGATCAGCTTTGCATTCATCCCGAAGTTTCCAAAGAAACTAACAGTGCAACGAAAATTCACATGTGTCAGTCAAAAGTCAAGTCTCGAACTTGTCACTATTACAATAATGTCGATGCTAG GAAATTGGATCCTATCTTTGGCCAAGAAATTCTTGATATCGAAGATTTGGTAAAAACTGGACAGAAGTTGAGATGTTGcccatattttttatccaaagaACTAAAGCAGTCGGCAGATATCACTTTCATGCCCTACAATTACATTCTGGATCCAAAAACAAGGAAAGCGCAAGGCCTTGAGTTACAGAACAATATTCTTCTCTTGGATGAAGCTCACAATGTTGAAAAGACTTGCGAAGAATCTGCTTCCCTGCAA ATAAGCAGTACAGATATAGCTATTTGTATAGATGAGATCACCACAGTGATGAAAGATGTGGCAGATGAGGCATCTTCAAGTGAACCTGCTTTCGATACTGCTAGTGGATCTCAGAAAGACTTTACTCCAGAAGATCTGTGTATTTTAAAGGCAATGTTTTTGGAGTTCGAAAAGGCAATCGATAGTAtagaaattaaaaagaaagaCGAGGGTGAGACTTTTCCTGGGGGATACATTTTTGAGCTCCTTGAAAAAGCTGAG tTGACCCAGGGCAAAGAGACTTTGGTAATTGATAAACTGGATAAAATTGTACTTTATTTATCAACAACCAGCACCTCTCCATTTTCAAGAAAAGGAAATGgcttacaaaaattcaatgaCTTGCTGCGAGTAGTTTTTAGTGGTGGCCAGGCATCGCCGCTCTACAGAGATCGAGTTAAACGATGTTACAAGGTGCATGTTATGCCAGAGGAAGTAAAGAAAGGTCGAAAAAACGATGGTTGGGATGCCTTAAAAACAACCTCAAAAACTGAGGGGAAAATCATTAGCTACTGGTGTTTCAGTCCTGGTTTTGG GATGCAACAAATAGTAGAACAAGGAATACGTTCTATTGTTTTAACAAGTGGCACCCTGTCCCCATTAAAACCGCTCATCTCCGAACTGGCCATACCCATTGGCGTGCAGCTTGAAAATCCCCATATAGTCACTGGTCGTCAAGTATGTGTCGGCGTGTTGAGTAACGGCCCTGATGGACACCCTTTGAATTCATCATTCAATACACG caaTGATCCAAAATACATTGCATCTCTTGGACGTACCATCTACAACTTCAGCTGCTTAATACCGCACGGTATGCTGGTCTTCTTTCCATCGTACCCGATTTTAAAGAAGTGCCAAGAGGAATGGCAAAATTCTGGCTTATGGACAAAGATATGTGAACGAAAG CCAATTTATGTTGAAGGTCAATTGAAAcatgtttttataaatacTATGAACGagtattatgaaaaaattcaagaccCATCATGCAAAGGTGCCATTTTTATGGCTGTTTGCAGAGGTAAAGTCAGTGAAGGCTTAGACTTTGCAGATATGAATGGTCGTGCTGTTTTAGTAACAGGCCTCCCGTTTCCACCATTGAAAGATCCACGAGTTATTCTGAAGCAAAAATACTTGGAAGAAAGTAGAAGCAGAGATAAAGAG TCACTAACAGGACAACAATGGTACCAGCTGGAAGCATCTCGAGCAGTAAATCAAGCTATTGGCCGAGTCATACGGCATAAAAATGATTATGGTGCGATAATCCTCTGTGACTGTCGCTTTGAAAACCCTGGATTCAGAAAACAGTTGTCAGCTTGGTTGCAGCCTCACATCAAAAAGTTCACCAACTTTGGAATGATCACGAAAGACTTGAGGGAATTCTTCAGAGCAGCAGAGCGTGAT CTACCACAGCCAAATATGAAGGAAGCAGCTACTATGAGTAGCCCggatttttttccacgaaCTAGTGATGGTGCGTTTGGTGAAACTCACTCTCGAATTGCAAATCCTGGTATAAAACAAGAAAGAAGTGTTCCATCTGTGGTTATTGACGATTTTAGTATCGATAAATACACAGAAACTAAACCAACGAAGTGGCCGATCACTGAAGGAAACgaaaaagacatttttaaattgctAGAAACAAAATCAAAGCCTGTAATAGATTTCAGCAATTGTAAATTAAAAACGGATTGGACTAGATGTGAGCTGACAAAGGATGTTGAACAGCCAATtgcaaaaaagagaaaaattcatgTTGTAGGAGTAAAACTTGATGCATTACCCCAGCCGTCAACGTCTGTTGAGTCGCCTTCAGCAAACATTGAGGTGCAGACGCATACAAAAAATGGTACTGCATTAAAAAAAGCAGCAtccagtgaaaaaaaagaaattggcaCGGTATACTTGAAAGAA gttTCAGGAGTTTTTTAA
- the Oscillin gene encoding glucosamine-6-phosphate isomerase isoform X1, with protein sequence MRLVICDTVDYVAEWSAKYVMKRIKDFNPNENKYFVMGLPTGGTPLGMYKKLIEYYKAGKISFKYVKTFNMDEYVDLPRDHPESYHYYMYNNFFKHIDIDPKNAHILDGNAPDLVAECEEYERKIKEAGGIELFIGGIGPDGHIAFNEPGSSLVSRTRVKTLAQDTLEANARFFGNDINKVPKQALTVGVGTVMDAVEVMIVITGSHKAFALYKAIEEGVNHMWTVSAFQQHPRTLIICDEDATLELRVKTVKYFKALSAVHRKLIEEDGAVFPRRSLNDV encoded by the exons ATGCGTTTGGTAATCTGTGACACAGTTGACTACGTGGCCGAGTGGTCGGCTAAATATGTCATGAAAAGAATCAAAGACTTTAATCCTAATGAGAATAAGTATTTTGTAATGGGATTGCCCACAG GGGGCACACCGCTTGGtatgtacaaaaaattgatagaGTATTACAAGGCtggaaaaatatctttcaagTATGTCAAAACTTTTAACATGGACGAGTACGTCGATTTACCCAGAGATCATCCTGAGtcttatcattattacatgTACAACAATTTCTTCAAGCACATAGACATCGATCCTAAAAATGCACACATATTAGATGGCAATGCGCCAGACTTGGTAGCCGAATGCGAGGAGTATGAGAGAAAAATCAAGGAAGCTGGAGGCATTGAACTTTTTATCGGAG GTATTGGTCCTGACGGACATATTGCGTTCAACGAGCCTGGATCATCCTTGGTATCTAGAACCAGAGTAAAGACTCTTGCTCAGGATACTCTAGAGGCAAATGCTAGGTTTTTTGGTAACGACATAAACAAAGTTCCAAAGCAGGCGTTAACAGTCGGAGTTGGTACTGTCATGGATGCCGTTGAAGTGATGATTGTTATTACCGGATCTCACAAGGCGTTTGCTCTCTACAAAGCCATAGAAGAAGGCGTTAATCACATGTGGACAGTATCGGCTTTTCAACAGCATCCTCGTACCCTAATTATTTGCGACGAAGATGCGACCTTAGAGCTTCGGGTTAAGactgtgaaatattttaag GCTCTGAGCGCGGTTCATCGCAAATTGATCGAAGAGGATGGAGCTGTGTTCCCTCGCCGATCTTTGAACGATGTCTAA